One region of Triticum aestivum cultivar Chinese Spring chromosome 6B, IWGSC CS RefSeq v2.1, whole genome shotgun sequence genomic DNA includes:
- the LOC123139863 gene encoding cold-responsive protein kinase 1-like, with amino-acid sequence MAISDISHENLVKLYGCCVEGSHRILVYNYLENNSLAQTLLGSQRSSIQFNWRTRVNICIGVAQGLAYLHDGIRPHVVHRDIKASNILLDKDLTPKISDFGLTRLLPSGVAHISTRVAGTRGYLAPEYAIRGQVTRKLDVYSFGVLLIEIVSGRCNTDTRLSYEDQILLVKTWEYYDQGQLDKIIDSSLGDDLDVDEACRFLKVGLLCTKNVTKRRPDMSTVTRMLRGEEDMESQEIIKPDVIRDIMDLKLRSKATSSSLLTSAVGQSSPSSSSMGNTTRASSTFTATSDRP; translated from the exons ATGGCGATCTCTGATATTTCCCATGAGAATCTTGTCAAACTTTATGGCTGTTGTGTGGAAGGAAGCCACAGGATCCTTGTCTATAATTATCTTGAAAATAATAGCCTTGCACAAACCCTTCTAG GTTCTCAGCGTAGCAGCATCCAGTTCAATTGGAGAACTCGGGTGAATATTTGCATTGGTGTTGCCCAGGGACTAGCATACCTCCACGACGGTATCCGGCCTCACGTTGTCCATCGTGACATCAAAGCAAGCAATATACTTCTCGATAAGGATCTTACCCCGAAAATTTCTGATTTCGGCTTAACAAGGCTTCTACCTTCAGGTGTAGCACATATTAGCACAAGAGTCGCAGGAACACG AGGTTACTTGGCTCCTGAATACGCCATCCGAGGACAAGTGACACGGAAGTTAGATGTTTACAGCTTTGGTGTTCTGCTGATAGAAATAGTCAGTGGAAGATGCAACACTGATACAAGACTGTCGTACGAAGATCAGATTCTTCTTGTGAAG ACATGGGAATACTATGACCAGGGGCAACTGGACAAGATCATCGACAGCTCGCTGGGCGACGACCTGGACGTCGACGAGGCGTGCAGGTTCCTGAAAGTGGGGCTCTTGTGCACGAAGAACGTCACGAAACGCCGGCCCGATATGTCGACGGTGACCCGCATGCTGAGGGGCGAGGAGGACATGGAGTCGCAGGAGATCATTAAGCCCGACGTGATCCGGGACATCATGGACCTGAAGCTGAGGAGCAAGGCCACGTCATCGTCGCTGCTGACCTCAGCCGTGGGGCAGTCCTCCCCGTCGTCGTCATCCATGGGCAACACCACCCGCGCCTCCAGCACCTTCACCGCGACATCGGACCGCCCCTGA